In Chryseobacterium salivictor, the DNA window TAAATTTAAAATATTAAAAAACGAATGCGTAATTCATTATCTGTCATATCCTTAGGTCTTCTGATTATTTCTTGCGGAACGCAAAAAAAATCACACACTGCAGTTGTAAAACCTACATTGCCCCAAGTTTCACTTGTGAAACCTGAAGTTCCCCTTCATAAACCGAGAATTCGACATGAAGGTGGAGTCGAGTTTTTTAAAGAAAACATCGGTGATATTACTAAAAATGACAATACGGCCAGTTATGGATCGATTGTTTCTGCGAATCCTGCTGGATATAAAGTAGTGAAAACTTTCTTTCCGGCAGTAGGGCAAAATTTCCGACAGCGGTATATTATTTTACATTATACGGCTTTGGATGATGATAAATCGGTAAATGTGCTGACTCAGCAATCGGTGAGCTCCCATTATTTGGTCAATGATTTAGGAGATAATGAAATTTATCAGTTGGTTGATGAAAATAAAAGGGCTTATCACGCCGGAATCAGTGCCTGGCGAAAAGACAAAATGCTCAATGATACTTCTATTGGGATTGAGATCGTAAATGCAGGTTATAAAACCGATGCCGGTGGAATGAAAGTTTTCCCTGAATATTCTGAAGCACAGGTCAAGAAAGTGGCTGCATTGGTAAAAGACCTTGCGAACCGGTATATGATTCCGCCGACCAATGTTTTAGGACATTCTGATATTGCACCAACCAGAAAGCAAGATCCAGGGCCAAAATTTCCGTGGAAGAAGTTATACACTGACTACCAGGTTGGGATGTGGTATGACGAAAGTGTGAAAGACAATTTCTATATGACCGCTGTTTTGGAAGATTATACCTTGCAGATGACCGTTCCATCATTTCTGTTTAAAATTCAAACTGCCTTGCGTGATTTTGGCTATGATATTAATCCGAATGGATTATATGATGATGCGACGAAGAAAACGATCGAAACTTTTCAGTATCATTTCCGGCCGGAAAATTACTCGGGGATGATGGATGCGGAAACTTGGGCAATTTTGCAGGCATTAAACTTGAAGTATCCAAATAAATAAATATCTTTACAATTCTCAAACCGGGCGATACATTATCGCCTCTTTTTTTAGACTTAACTTTAAATCAATTTAATAAATACAGTAAATAATCTTAACTCTTCAACAAATTATTTTATGGAACATTTCAGAAATGAAAGCGATTTATTAGGGACTTTACAAGTGCCCCAAAATGCATATTATGGAGTTCAAACCCAACGTGCTATTGATAATTTTAAAATTTCAGGACAAACTCTTTCTTCTTATCCGCAATTTATAAAAGCGTTGGCTGTAGTGAAAAAAGCAGCTGCAAAAACCAATTATGAATTGGGATTGCTTGATGAGAATCTTTATAAAATGATTGCCGAAACCTGTGAGGAGCTTATCGACGGAAATCTGCATGAGCAATTCCCGATCGATATGATTCAGGGTGGAGCAGGAACTTCTGTGAATATGAACGCTAATGAAGTTATTGCAAACAGGGTTTTAGAGAAATTAGGAAAAGAAAAAGGAGATTATCAGTATTGTTCGCCCAACGATCATATCAACCTTTCGCAATCGACGAATGATGCTTATCCAACTTCATTAAAAATGGCTTTGCTGTCGATGAATTTGGAGTTGGTAGAAAAACTCAGGAAAATAGTTGAAGCATTTCGTGAGAAGGGAAAAGAGTTCGCACCCGTTATCAAAATGGGAAGAACACAGCTGCAGGATGCCGTTCCTATGAGTATGGGTCAGGAGTTCGAAGCTTATGCGGCAACTCTGGAAGAAGATATTTCTAAATTAAACGCGAATGCCAACCTTTTTGTGGAGGTGAATATGGGGGCAACCGCCATCGGAACTGGATTAAATGCTCCCGTTGGTTATGCGAATTTATGTGCTAAAAACCTCGCTCAATTGACTGGGTTTTCTGTTATTTCTGCACCCAATTTGGTAGAAGCAACTCCAGACACGGGTGCTTATGTCATTTATTCTTCGGCCTTAAAAAGATTAGCGGTGAAGCTGTCTAAAATCTGTAATGATTTGCGTTTGCTTTCTTCAGGTCCAAGAGCGGGCTTTTTTGAAATCAATCTTCCGCCAATGCAGCCTGGATCTTCAATCATGCCGGGAAAAGTAAATCCTGTAATTCCGGAAGTGGTCAATCAGGTTTGTTTTAAAGTCATCGGAAATGATTTAACGGTAACTTTTGCGGCAGAAGCAGGACAATTGCAATTAAATGTAATGGAACCCGTTCTTTCACATTCAATTATGGAAAGCATGATTTTCTTAGGAAATGCAATGGATACTTTAAGAGAAAAATGTATCGTAGGCATTACGGCCAACAAAGAGGCCTGTTTGAATATGGTGAGAAACAGTATCGGTATTGTAACCGCTTTAAATCCTTATATCGGTTATAAAAATTCTACAGAAATTGCCAAAGAAGCGTTGGAAACAGGCAGAAGCGTTTATGATTTGGTATTGGAGCGCCGGATTTTATCTGAAGAAAGATTAAATGAAATTCTGGATCCTGCAAATATGCTGAAGCCTCATCAACCAATGTAATTTTTTAAATAAAACTACAGATTAAAACCATCGGATAATTAAACTATGAAGAAAATATTAACAACAATAACCGTTATTGGAGCACTCACGATGAGCAACGCACAGAAATTTGAAACTAAGAAAACAACAGACAAAAGCGGTTACCAATATGAAACCGTTATTAATGATAAAACAGGGGTAAGAGTTTATACTTTAAAAAATGGATTAAAAGTATTCCTTGCGAAAAACGATGACGCACCGAAAATCCAAACCTATATTCCCGTAAGAACAGGAAGTAATAATGATCCGGCTGATAATACGGGATTAGCGCATTATCTGGAACACATGATGTTCAAAGGAACCTCTAATCTTGCAAGTGCAGACTGGGCAAAAGAAAAACCGCTTTTAGAGGAAATTTCTAAACTGTATGAACAGCATAAAGCAGAACAGGATCCGGAAAAAAAGAAAGCACTCTATAAAAAAATAGATGAAGTTTCACAGGAGGCAAGTAAATTTGCAATCGCCAACGAATATGACAAAGCGATTTCTTCACTGGGAGCGTCGGGAACCAATGCTCATACGTGGTTGGATGAAACCGTTTATAAAAATAATATTCCAAACAACGAACTCGAAAAATGGTTGAAAGTGGAGAAGGAAAGATTCTCTGAATTAACTTTGAGATTATTCCATACTGAGCTGGAAGCGGTTTATGAAGAATACAACCGTGCTCAGGATAACGACGGACGTTTGGTGAATTATGAATTAATGGATGCCCTTTTCCCAACTCATCCAAATGGTCAGCAAACGACGATCGGAAAATCAGAGCATTTGAAAAATCCATCCATGCTGGCGATTCACAAATATTTTGATGAATATTATGTGCCGAATAATTACGCCATGGTTTTGGTGGGAGATTTAGATTACGACAAAACCATTAAACTGGTAGATCAGTATTTCGGAAGTTTTGAATACAAAGAATTACCGAAAAAACAAACGATCACCGAAGAGCCAATGACCAAAATTGTAGAAAGAACGGTAAAAAGTCCTTCTACACCGAGGTTACAACTCTCCTGGAGATCTGATTCTTATGGAACTCAAAATGCGAGACTTGCAGACATCGTCGGAAATATTCTGACGAACTCGGGAGATTCCGGTTTGATTGATTTAAACATTAATCAAAAACAGAAAGCGCTGAGAGCAATGGCTTACGAGTCTGCGTTTAAAAATTACGGAAGTTTTTCATTAATTATCGTTCCGAAAAATGACCAGACTTTTGATGAAGCGAAAAAATTAATGTTGGATCAAATTGAACTGGTGAAAAAAGGAGAATTCCAGGACTGGTTGATTCCGGCCATCATTAATGATATGAAAATCCAGCGCATGAAAACGTATGAAACCGCTGACGGATTGGCTACTTCATTGTACGGAAGTTACATCAACGACAGAACCTGGGAGCAGGAACTGAATGAGATCAATGAATACGAAAAGATTACGAAAGCCGACGTGGTGAAATTTGCCAACTATTTCTTTAAAGATAATTATGTCATCATTAAAAAAGAAAAAGGCGTCAATGATAAATTAGTCCGCGTAGAAAATCCGGGAATTACTCCGATTAAACTAAACAGGGATGCGCAGTCTCCGTTTTTAAAGGGAATTTTAGCAGAAAAATCTTCTGAAATTAAACCTGAATTTATCGATTACGCAAAAGTGATCAAAACGGATAAAATCGGTGATAAAAAAGTGAGTTTCGTACATAATAAATACAATGATATTGCCCAGGCTCATTTTGTTTTCCCTTTCGGAAGCGACTATGACAAAGAATTAGGTCTGGCAACTCAGGTATTGCAATATTTAGGAACCAATAAATTATCTGCGGAAGACCTTAAAAAGGAATTCTTTAAGTTGGGTATTTCTAATGATTTCAGAACTTCACAGGACCAGTTGAGAATCTCGTTAAGCGGTTTAGAAGAAAATATGCCAAAAGCAATCGAGCTGTTGAAAAACTGGATGCAGAATGCAAAACCCGATCAGAAGGTATACGAAGAAAATGTGAAAACCATTTTGGAAGGCCGGGAAGTTGCCAAAAAAGACAAAGCAAGAATTATGGCCGCTCTGTCTAATTACGCTAAGTATGGCAAGGTTTCGCGCTTTTCAGATGTGCTTTCCAAATCACAGTTAGAGGCGATCAATTCGGTTGATATGACGAATAAAATTCAGAATTTGCTGAAAATGCCTTACGAGATTTTCTTTTACGGACAGAATTTCAATGCTTTCAAAAAATATGCAAAACCTTTCGTAGAAAAGGAAACCTTGAAAGTTCCTGCAAAAAACGACTATCCTGAACCTGCAACCAACGGCAATGTATATTTTACCAATTACGATATGGTACAAACTGAAATGAGTAAAGTGGCAAAAGGACCAAATGTTAATTTAGCGAACCTTGGGAAAATCAGTGTTTTCAATGAGTATTTTGGACGGGGATTATCTTCAATCGTTTTCCAGGAAATCCGTGAGAGCAAGAGTTTAGCGTATTCTGCTTATGTTTCTTATGCGTCAAGCGGCGAGCTCAACCGTCCTGATTACGTGACGACTTATATCGGAACTCAGGCGAATAAACTTCCGCAGGCAGTTACTGCGATGGATGAATTGATGGAAAATCTTCCGCAAATCCCGGCACAGTTTGAAAATGCTAAAAATGCAGCGTTGAAACAAATTGCTTCGGGTAGAATCAACAGAACCAATATTTATTTCAATCAGTTAAGTCTTAAAAAATTAGGAGTTGACTACGATTTAAGAAAGGATATTTACAAAGAAATCGAAAAATTGTCTTTGGCAGATCTTACGGGTTTCTATGATTCGCAGATGAAACCAATGAAATACAATACCGCGATTATCGGTAAAAAAGAAAATCTTGATATGGTTGCCATAAATAAAATGGGCACATTCCAGGAAGTTTCTTTAGAAGAAATATTTGGATATTAATTTTTGAAGATATGGTTAAAAAAAAGTGAAATTTCGGTTTCACTTTTTTTTATGTTTAATAATAAAATCAAAAAAATATTTACAAATGAAATTGAGATCAATTAAATAGGGTGATTTGACTCTTTTATAGTAAAATAAATAGGTTCACATTTGCAATGCAATACCTATAAACGAATTTTTTCGTGATCCACAGAACGATAAAATTCGACGTAACAATGTAGAAATTACAGCGCAACATTTCATTGTCCGTTGTTCAACAGAAAAAGTCAGTACAATGATGAAAATTTTAAAAAAAAAATTTTATGAGTTTGCATGAATCTTTCAACAGATCGGGTTTCTCAAAATCCGTCAACAGTCCGGCAGGTCGCATATTCCGTTTGGCAGCAGGCACCGCATTTCTGCTGGTAGGATACCAGTTTCGCGATCGCCCACTTGGTATACTTTCAATGGTTTGGAGTATTTTCCCCTTAAGTGCCGGAGCATTTGATATCTGCTATATCAGCGCCGCATTGGGCGGTCCATTATCGGGTAAGAAGATCCGCGGCAGTTCGGGTAAATAGGTTTTATCGGTTACGGAAGTTGCACAGCAAGCAGTCGAAGAGAATCCTATTAATTATCTTTAAAAACCTTACAAATTATAAAACTAAACTAATAGCTGTGAAAGCAAAGATTCCGGAATTTCCGGAATTTTTTTTTGGATTATTTTAAAGTTGGTGACAATGGTTGCATGAAATATATACCTAGGCTTTGCAATATCTAAAACAGTTACCGGGTATATTTAAACGAAAGAACGCACCAAAAAGGCACGTTCTTACAAATGTAATATTTAAAAAATATTTATTTCACAATTTTCATTTCATTCAACAGCCATTTTGCATCGGCATATTTATCAACAATGAAAAGAATATATTTGGTGTCCACCATGATATTTCTACTGAAACGGGGATCGAAATTGATGTCACTCATCGTTCCTTCCCACTGTCTGTCGAAATTCAGTCCGATTAAATTTCCGTGTGCATCCAAAGCAGGACTTCCGGAGTTACCGCCGGTTGTGTGATTGGTTGCTGTAAAGTTTACGGGAACATCGCCGGTTTTGTCTTTGTACATTCCGTAATCTTTCGTATTGTAAATGTTGACCAGTTTTTTAGGAACATCGAATTCATAATCACCGGGAACATATTTTTCCATCACCCCTTCCAGATGCGTTTGGTAACCGTAGTAAACCGCGTCTCTGGGGTTAGAACCTTTCACCTGGCCATAAGCGACACGAAGCGTAGAGTTTGCATCCGGGAAGAATTTACGGTCTTTATCGGTTTCCATTTGCTGCGCCATGAATTTCTTTTGAAGCACATCGATCTGATCCTGAAGTTCTGCATATTTCCCTTCAGTAGTTTTCATGTAGCTATCTTTCATTGAAGAAGCCAGCTGAATAATGGGGTCGTTTTTAAGGTTTTTAATCAACTCCGCCGGATTGGCAAATACCTTGTCGATATTCGCTGACGCCGTTGCGCTGTTGAAAGTTCCGCGTCCGGTAATCACTGAATTTTTAGACCAGTTTTCAATGGTTGCTGAATTTTTATTAACCTCTTTAAACTGAGCGAAATTTGCAGGCAAAAATTTGGCAGGTGTTTTTTCTGCATACAAAGCGAGCAGCTGTGCTGTTACTTTAGCATCCAGTTCAGCATCATAATCTTTGTAAAATGAAGCAAGTCTGTTTTTGAAACCTGTCAGTGTCTGGTCGGTCATTTTTCCAGCTTCATAACTTTGCATAAAATTGATGTACTGATTGGCCAGTGACAAAGTTTCGGCATTTCTGGTCACTTCCGAATAATAAGAACGGTTTAGCGAGTAAGGAGACTGCTCGTTGTACAAATTGTTCAGCTGATCAATCGTCGGTTTAATTTGCGGATTTTTTGCAATTAAAGTCTGCTCGTATTTTTTCTTTTTTCCAACGGCGTCAGATTTTTTCAAACCTTCAACTTCGCCGATCCATTTTTTCCAGTAATTGGCTACACCAGCGTATTTTGACGCATATTTAATTCTTGTTTCCGCATCGGTACGCATTTTTTCGTTTAAGGTTTTCAACGCGACTTCTCTTACGGCGATCATGGCAGGATCGGTTTCTGTCATTACCTTTTCTACAGCGATGGCAGGTAAATACTCGGTTGTTCTGCCGGGGAATCCAAAAACAAATGTGAAATCATTTTCCTGTTTGTCTTTAATGGAAACCGGTAAGAAATATTTCGGTTTGTAAGGGATATTGTCTTTTGAATAATCCGCTGGTTTATTGTTTTTGTCAGCATAAATCCGGAACATCGAAAAATCGCCGGTATGTCTTGGCCAAACCCAGTTGTCGGTATCAGATCCGAATTTACCGATTGAACTTGGCGGTGCACCAACCAAACGGATATCTTTGTAAGTTTCAATAATGTAGGCGTAATATTTATTACCGTAATAAACGGGTTTAATGATTACTTTCTGCCAAGGTTCTAATTTAAAACCGGCTTTAACCGTTTCAAGATTTTTGGCAATCAGCGCTTCCGCCGCTTTAGAATCTAAATTTTGTGTTCCCGCCAAAACAGACCCCGTCACTTCTTTAATATCTGCGATAAAATCTACGGTCACGCCCGGATTTGGTAATTCTCCATTCATGTCTTTTGCCCAGAAGCCATCACTCAAATAATCATGTTCCACTGATGAGTGTTTCTGAATTTGACCGTAACCACAGTGGTGATTGGTCAGCAGTAAACCTTGTGGTGAAATTATTTCTGCGGTACAACCTCCGTTAAATTGTACGACCGCATCTTTAATACTCGGTTTTGAAGGATCGAAAATCTGTTTCGCAGAAATTTTCATTCCCAAATCTTTCATTTCCTTTTCGTTGAGTTCTGTAGGAATCCACATTCCGCCGTACTGCTGGGCAAATGCCATCACTGCCGGCAAAAGTATTGCTGCCAGCAATATATTCTTTCTATTCATTTTTAAAATTTGGCCTAAAAATAAGAAAATTTTTATTGATGAAGCAGTATTATGGGGCTTAAAATGAGTTGACCAATCTTTTTTCCATTATTTGGGGTGTTGAAATAACCGATCAATCACAGACTGAAATACCCGAGAATAAAAAGTTAATGATGTTTTCCGTCGTGATTATTGATCGTTTTTCAAATAAACAGAATGATGTTTCACGGTATTTTCAAATGTTAAAGGGCGACATTTATTCAAAAGCCGATTTTGCAGAAATGATCTTTGTTCGGTTTTATTCTTAACTTAATGATTATAAGTGTTAAGCATTCATCAAATATTCTTTTTTTTAAAGGAGATGTTCGGTATTTTATCTTTATTTTAAATATATTTGATGGACAAATGCGATTCCGTATTTTATTCTGAAAAAACAAACCTGAAAACCCCGAAATCATGCGAAATATAATTCCTCATTCTTTGTTTAGCGACCATGATATTTATCTTTTTAAAGAAGGAAATCATTATAAGTTGTATGAAAAATTTGGCGCTCACTCTATTGAAATTGATGGGGTCGAAGGCGTTTATTTCGCCGTTTGGGCACCATTTGCTAAAGAGGTTTCTGTTATTGGTGATTTTAACGGATGGCATTCTGAAGCCCACAAATTACTGCCAAGATGGGACGAATCCGGAATTTGGGAAGGATTTATCGCAGGCTTAAAATGGGGAGATGTTTACAAATACGGAATCCGAACCAATAAAGGAGTTTTACTCGAAAAAGGAGATCCTTTTGCTTTAAGTTGGGAACAGAACCTACAGGCTGGTTCACTCGTTTCAACCACCTGGTTTGAATGGACGGATAAAAATTGGATGAAGGACCGTTCAAACAAGAATTCCATCAATGCGCCAATGTCGGTTTACGAAATGCATCTGGGATCCTGGATGCGCGGCACAGATGATCCACACCGTTTCTTCAGTTATAGAGAAATTGCAGAACGGCTTGTTCCTTATATGAAGGAAATGGAGTTTACGCACGTAGAATTCATGCCCATTATGGAATATCCGTATGATCCAAGCTGGGGCTATCAGGTGACAGGATTTTTTGCTGCCACCTCCCGTTTTGGTTCGCCGCAGGATTTAATGTTTCTAATTAATGAATTGCACCGGAACGAAATCGGCGTTATTTTAGACTGGGTTCCTTCTCATTTTCCGGGTGACGCCAATGGACTGCATTTCTTCGACGGTACTTTTTTATATGAACATGAAGATCCCCGAAAAGGTTTTCATCCTGACTGGAAATCCTATATTTTCAATTACGGAAGACCGGAAGTGAAATCGTTTTTAATCAGTAATGCTATATTTTGGCTCGACCGTTATCATGCCGACGGACTTCGGGTAGATGCCGTAACCTCAATGCTGCACCTGGATTATTCCAGAAATGAAGGCGAATGGGAACCGAATAGTGATGGTGGAAATGTGAATCTGGAAGCCAGGAAATTCTTACAGGATTTCAATAAAGCAGTCTATAAAGAATTTCCGGATGTGATAACGATAGCCGAAGAAAGTTCAGACTTTCCCATGCTCACAAAACCAGTACACGACGGCGGTATCGGTTTTGGTATGAAGTGGATGATGGGCTGGATGCACGATACTTTGAAATATTTTAAAGTAGATCCAATTGATAGAAAATACCACCATAATAAATTGACGTTTGGCTCTGTTTACGTTTATAATGAAAATTATATGATGCCGCTTTCTCATGACGAAGTCGTCCACGGGAAAGCCAGTTTAATTTATAAGATGCCGGGCGATGAATGGCAGAAATTCGCCAATCTTCGTGCTTTATATCTTTATATGTTTACCCATCCCGGCGCAAAACTGCTGTTTATGGGTAATGAATTCGCGCAAACCCGCGAGTGGAATTTTACCCAAAGTCTCGATTGGCATTTGCTCCAATTTCCTTTTCACAAAGGAATGCAGGAATTTGTAAAAAGATTGAATCATTTATACAGAAATGAAACCGCCCTGTACGAAAATAATTTTTCACCCCAGGGAATGGAGTGGGTGGACGCGAATGATGCCGATAATTCCATTTACATTTATTTAAGGAAAGGAAAAAAAGAGGACGATGTTTTAATGGTGGTTTTAAATTTAACACCAAGAGTTCTTGATTATAAAATCGGTATTGATGAGGGGACGAGTTGGGAAGTGATTCTGAATTCGGATGACACGCAATTTGCGGGAAGTGGTGTGAAGGCAGAAGTGGAGGATGAAGAAGACGATGAATGGATGTACAGGCCCAATGCAATTGTCTTAAAATTACCACCGCTTGCCGGCGTTATTTTAAAACAGAAAAAATTACAGACAGCTGTGGTTGAAAAGGAGAAGAGTGTAAAAAACTGAGAAATAGTAGATGCCAAATAGAATACATGAACGTAAAATGAGAATATTTAACCTTTCTATCGAATGTTATCCTGTCGCCAAAGTTGGCGGACTTGCCGATGTGGTAGGAGCATTGCCTAAATATCTCAATAAAATCGATGGGGTGGAAGCCAGCGTAATTATGCCCTGGTACAATAAACCGTTCGTTCACGACCACAGTTTCGAGCTGGTTTTTGACGGTTGGATTCATCAGCACCGGCAAAGTTTTCAAGTTCAGGTCATGAAAGAACGTTCCAAAGTTTTAGGTTTTGATTTGTATTTGGTGAAAATTCCGGGACTTTTGGACCGGGATAATCCTTACGGATACTGGGATGAAAGTCAGCAGTTTCTGGCTTTTCAACATGGAGTACTGCATTGGCTGACCGCCATGGAGATTCGCCCCGACGTTTTGCACTGCCATGATTATCATACCGGTCTGGTTCCTTTTATGGTAGAAAATTGTCCTGAGTTTAGTTTTCTAAAGGGCGTAAAAACAATCGGTACCATTCATAACGGCGAATATCAAGGGCAGATGAGTTGGGAAATGATTAATTATTTTCCCTGGTTTGATGGCGCGAAATGGGGTTTGCTGGATTGGGACGGCTACATCAATCCATTGGCTGCGATGATAAAATGTTGCCATTCTTTCAATGCTGTTTCTGGCGGTTATATGGATGAACTGTTTGAAAATTTCCGCGGTCTGGAAACTTTAGTCAGACAGGAATATGCAAAAGCAAACGGTATTATCAACGGCATAGATACCGAAATATGGGATCCTGAAGTCGATCCGTTCCTCGCTTTTAATTATGGAAAAAAAGATGCTGACTCCGGTAAGTGGAAAAATAAAAAAGAGATTTGCGAAGAATATGGTCTGAATCCCAATTTGCCGCTGTTCAGTTTCATCGGTAGATTTGCGGGCGAAAAAGGAGCCGATTTTTTACCGGAAATCGTCTGGAAAAGTATCCGGGAAACCTACGGCGCTTTGAATATCATTATTTTAGGTTCAGGTGATAAAAATATCGAAAATCAATTGTCGGAATTGTCTCATTCTTTTTCAAATTTCGCTCTGGATCTGGGGTACAAAGAATATTTATCCCATAAAATTTATGCTTCTTCCGATTTTTTATTAATGCCTTCCAGAGTGGAACCCTGCGGACTCAACCAAATGTACGCCATGCGGTACGGAACCGTTCCGATCGTCAGATATACCGGTGGTTTACGGGATACAGTAGAAGATATCTCAACAGGCGGAAGCGGACTCAATTTCGGTGAAGCAAGTGCAAATGCCGCTGTTCATGCAATCCATCGCGCTTTGCATATTTTTCATAAAGAGGGTTTGATGAAACAGTTGGTGCAATCGAATATGAATTTTGATTTCTCCTGGGAAAAATCTGCCGAGAAATACCTGGAGCTTTATGAAAAGTAACTGAATTTTTCAGCTTCGATCATAGTTCGCCATTAATCATCAACTAAAGCTGATATTCTTAAATTTATTCCGAAAATCAATGTGCTTTTTTCAAAAATCAAGGAGTTTTTTCCACTGATGACTTTTTAATTTTCGACATAATTGGCTCACAAATTTATAAAACCGTAAGTTTGCAGGCTGAAAAAAATTATGGAAAAGAAAAATATGTTAAAAGGGGTTTTGTATGTTGCGCTGGGAGCAAGTATTTTCGGCATGTTGGCCACGTTTGTTAAATTGTCTTATCAAGACGGATATACGACCTCCGAAGTTACCACGGCACAATTCGTTCTGGGATTGACAGGTTTATTTATTTTAAATCTGATACAGAAAAAAACTTCAAAAAAACCACTTGCCCAGCCAACGCCCAAAGAGATTAAAATGTTGATGCTGGCAGGAACATCTTTAGGCTGTACCAGTCTATTTTACTATATCTGCGTTCAGTATATCAATGTATCTATCGCAATCGTATTGTTGATGCAGTCGGTCTGGTTCAGCGTTGTTATAGAAAGTGTAATATCGAAAAAATTTCCTAATGCCAAAAAGGTGGTCGCAACTGTAATCGTTCTGATCGGAACATTCTTCGCAACCAATATGATTAATCTGGACGTTAAATTGGATTTGCACGGTGTTTTTTGGGGACTGATGGCGGCAGCGTCATTCAGCATGACGATGTTCACTTCCAATAAAATAGCAACCCATATTCCGGTGTTGAGGAAAAGTATGATTATGCTTTCCGGAGGCGCTGTCATTGTATTTCTGTTTCTCTTTTTTGCACAGATCGGTCCTCTGCATTTTGAGGTGTTGAAAACATTTTATTTGAATTTTACAGATAATACAGACCATATCAGGGCTTTTGATTTTTCGATATTCTATACTTACGGTTTCATTCTGGCTTTGTTCGGAACGATTATTCCGCCGACTTTGTTTAATCTCGGGTTTCCAAAAACAGGTTTAGGATTGGGAAGTATTGTTTCGTCTCTGGAGCTGCCGGTTTCCGTTACGATGGCATTTGTATTATTGGGTGAAAAAGTTATTTTAATCCAATGGATGGGGATTCTTTTAATACTTTTTGCGATCGTGTTGATGAATTTGCCTTCCAAAAAAAAGGAATTACAGCCCAATTATCTGAAAGTAGATCATTAATGTAAGGAATATCCGAAATCCGGAAGAACTTTAAAATCTGGGGACTTTCCTTTAGGATTTTGCATGCTGATTAAAAAAGGATATGCATTTTAATTGATTAATGATTTCAATTAAAAACTGAAAAATGATTTCAACTGTAAATTATATTTTTTTTGAAAAAGAGTCTCATTTCCTTTGTTAGTGGTACTGTTATTGCAAAGTAAATGTTTATTTAAAATAAACTATGCTTAGACTTTCTCAAAAAAAACTT includes these proteins:
- a CDS encoding N-acetylmuramoyl-L-alanine amidase, with protein sequence MRNSLSVISLGLLIISCGTQKKSHTAVVKPTLPQVSLVKPEVPLHKPRIRHEGGVEFFKENIGDITKNDNTASYGSIVSANPAGYKVVKTFFPAVGQNFRQRYIILHYTALDDDKSVNVLTQQSVSSHYLVNDLGDNEIYQLVDENKRAYHAGISAWRKDKMLNDTSIGIEIVNAGYKTDAGGMKVFPEYSEAQVKKVAALVKDLANRYMIPPTNVLGHSDIAPTRKQDPGPKFPWKKLYTDYQVGMWYDESVKDNFYMTAVLEDYTLQMTVPSFLFKIQTALRDFGYDINPNGLYDDATKKTIETFQYHFRPENYSGMMDAETWAILQALNLKYPNK
- the aspA gene encoding aspartate ammonia-lyase, with protein sequence MEHFRNESDLLGTLQVPQNAYYGVQTQRAIDNFKISGQTLSSYPQFIKALAVVKKAAAKTNYELGLLDENLYKMIAETCEELIDGNLHEQFPIDMIQGGAGTSVNMNANEVIANRVLEKLGKEKGDYQYCSPNDHINLSQSTNDAYPTSLKMALLSMNLELVEKLRKIVEAFREKGKEFAPVIKMGRTQLQDAVPMSMGQEFEAYAATLEEDISKLNANANLFVEVNMGATAIGTGLNAPVGYANLCAKNLAQLTGFSVISAPNLVEATPDTGAYVIYSSALKRLAVKLSKICNDLRLLSSGPRAGFFEINLPPMQPGSSIMPGKVNPVIPEVVNQVCFKVIGNDLTVTFAAEAGQLQLNVMEPVLSHSIMESMIFLGNAMDTLREKCIVGITANKEACLNMVRNSIGIVTALNPYIGYKNSTEIAKEALETGRSVYDLVLERRILSEERLNEILDPANMLKPHQPM
- a CDS encoding M16 family metallopeptidase, coding for MKKILTTITVIGALTMSNAQKFETKKTTDKSGYQYETVINDKTGVRVYTLKNGLKVFLAKNDDAPKIQTYIPVRTGSNNDPADNTGLAHYLEHMMFKGTSNLASADWAKEKPLLEEISKLYEQHKAEQDPEKKKALYKKIDEVSQEASKFAIANEYDKAISSLGASGTNAHTWLDETVYKNNIPNNELEKWLKVEKERFSELTLRLFHTELEAVYEEYNRAQDNDGRLVNYELMDALFPTHPNGQQTTIGKSEHLKNPSMLAIHKYFDEYYVPNNYAMVLVGDLDYDKTIKLVDQYFGSFEYKELPKKQTITEEPMTKIVERTVKSPSTPRLQLSWRSDSYGTQNARLADIVGNILTNSGDSGLIDLNINQKQKALRAMAYESAFKNYGSFSLIIVPKNDQTFDEAKKLMLDQIELVKKGEFQDWLIPAIINDMKIQRMKTYETADGLATSLYGSYINDRTWEQELNEINEYEKITKADVVKFANYFFKDNYVIIKKEKGVNDKLVRVENPGITPIKLNRDAQSPFLKGILAEKSSEIKPEFIDYAKVIKTDKIGDKKVSFVHNKYNDIAQAHFVFPFGSDYDKELGLATQVLQYLGTNKLSAEDLKKEFFKLGISNDFRTSQDQLRISLSGLEENMPKAIELLKNWMQNAKPDQKVYEENVKTILEGREVAKKDKARIMAALSNYAKYGKVSRFSDVLSKSQLEAINSVDMTNKIQNLLKMPYEIFFYGQNFNAFKKYAKPFVEKETLKVPAKNDYPEPATNGNVYFTNYDMVQTEMSKVAKGPNVNLANLGKISVFNEYFGRGLSSIVFQEIRESKSLAYSAYVSYASSGELNRPDYVTTYIGTQANKLPQAVTAMDELMENLPQIPAQFENAKNAALKQIASGRINRTNIYFNQLSLKKLGVDYDLRKDIYKEIEKLSLADLTGFYDSQMKPMKYNTAIIGKKENLDMVAINKMGTFQEVSLEEIFGY
- a CDS encoding DUF2892 domain-containing protein; translation: MSLHESFNRSGFSKSVNSPAGRIFRLAAGTAFLLVGYQFRDRPLGILSMVWSIFPLSAGAFDICYISAALGGPLSGKKIRGSSGK